A stretch of Myxococcus hansupus DNA encodes these proteins:
- a CDS encoding DEAD/DEAH box helicase: MPLVFLPDTETPFLWGTELLPRSLSGLSRAGARAAASLVTPEGLRECDGRGLPLAATVERLAVARSSDAAAFPGSIALWTLASKLALELVARERVVPALLRRGGRTEARWGAALSAPEDASRVAALAKSLPPSAHAVPVGPERGGTVWAPDALLRAFLDATVDAFLRAARGSSSFPSRARPRPPSSWEARWNEALTSERRDFVPEGFAERSVVDELTRWSEPALGARDRLRACFRLEPPKADHKPFALSFHLQAPDDPSLLVPATDVWKTRGRSLEKLGRAFRDPQESLLEALGRASRLFPPLALVLESPRPQALLLEPAAAWTFLAEGAHVLSDAGFGVIVPGELTTSGRRRLRLRMRVGASSKAVGVVDGASGLGLDALLRVDWDAVLGDQPLSAQELALLAQRKAPLVRFHGEWVAVDPQELDAIQRHLAQGPGRMALSEAVRVSLLGETRHGELPVTVLATGELEARLRHLRAGGATAQGAPHALRASLRPYQARGLHWLDTLASLGLGACLADDMGLGKTVQMLAFLLQRRERAPREASPTLLVAPTSVVGNWEREIARFAPTLRVTPHYGAERARTVRGFPRGPGALVLTTYGLLRRDAALLSRVNWDAVVLDEAQNIKNAASATARAARSLRASQRFALTGTPVENRLAELWSILEFANPGLLGPLETFRREVALPIERHGSQEAADRLRRIVGPFVLRRLKSDPTIIADLPAKNEMKVVCTLTREQATLYKAVVDEELRRIEASDGMARRGRVLALLLYTKQIANHPAQYLGEAGPLPGRSGKLARVMEMLEEALSVGDKALVFTQFREMGDKLVAHLLEHLGHEVLFLHGGTSRKARDEMVRRFQEETHGPRVFVLSVKAGGTGLNLTAASHVFHYDRWWNPAVEDQATDRAYRIGQKRAVQVHKLVCAGTVEEKIDRLLEQKRQLAEKVVGAGEHWVTELGTSALRELFSLSEGAVVDEGEDERPRGSPTRRSGRARSKAVAS, from the coding sequence ATGCCCCTCGTGTTCCTGCCAGACACCGAGACGCCGTTCCTCTGGGGCACGGAGCTGCTGCCTCGCTCGCTCTCCGGCCTGTCGCGCGCGGGCGCCCGTGCCGCCGCCTCGCTTGTGACACCCGAGGGACTCCGCGAGTGCGACGGACGTGGGCTGCCCTTGGCCGCCACTGTCGAACGGCTCGCGGTGGCTCGGTCCTCCGACGCGGCTGCGTTTCCCGGCTCCATCGCCCTGTGGACGCTGGCCAGCAAGCTCGCGTTGGAGTTGGTTGCGCGTGAGCGCGTGGTTCCCGCGCTCCTGCGGCGGGGTGGGCGCACCGAGGCACGCTGGGGGGCGGCCCTCTCCGCCCCCGAGGACGCCAGCCGCGTCGCCGCCCTCGCCAAGAGCCTGCCGCCCAGCGCGCACGCAGTCCCGGTCGGCCCGGAGCGAGGCGGCACCGTCTGGGCGCCGGATGCCTTGCTGCGCGCCTTCCTCGATGCCACCGTCGACGCCTTCCTGCGCGCGGCGCGAGGTTCCTCTTCGTTTCCGTCGCGTGCCCGTCCCCGGCCCCCGTCCTCATGGGAAGCTCGCTGGAACGAGGCGCTCACCAGCGAGCGGCGCGACTTTGTCCCCGAGGGCTTCGCCGAGCGCTCCGTCGTGGACGAGCTCACCCGCTGGAGCGAGCCCGCGCTCGGCGCCAGGGACCGGCTGCGCGCCTGCTTCCGGCTGGAGCCCCCGAAGGCGGACCATAAGCCCTTCGCCTTGAGCTTCCACCTCCAGGCCCCGGATGACCCGAGCCTGCTCGTCCCGGCCACGGACGTCTGGAAAACGCGCGGACGCAGCCTGGAGAAGCTCGGCCGGGCCTTCCGTGACCCGCAGGAGTCGCTGCTCGAGGCGCTCGGCCGCGCGTCACGGCTCTTTCCTCCGCTGGCGCTCGTGCTCGAGAGCCCTCGTCCCCAGGCGCTCCTGCTCGAACCCGCCGCCGCGTGGACGTTTCTCGCGGAGGGCGCCCACGTGCTCTCCGACGCGGGCTTCGGCGTCATCGTCCCCGGCGAGCTCACCACCTCGGGCAGGCGCCGCCTGCGCCTGCGCATGCGCGTGGGAGCGAGCTCGAAGGCCGTGGGCGTCGTCGACGGCGCCTCGGGGCTGGGGCTGGACGCGCTGCTGCGCGTGGACTGGGACGCCGTGCTGGGTGACCAACCCCTCTCCGCGCAGGAACTGGCGCTGCTCGCCCAGCGCAAGGCCCCCCTCGTGCGCTTCCATGGCGAGTGGGTCGCGGTGGATCCCCAGGAGCTCGACGCCATTCAGCGCCATCTGGCCCAGGGCCCCGGGCGGATGGCGCTGAGCGAGGCGGTGCGGGTGTCCCTGCTCGGGGAGACGCGCCACGGCGAACTCCCCGTCACCGTCCTCGCCACGGGGGAACTCGAAGCGCGCTTGCGCCACCTGCGCGCGGGCGGCGCCACGGCCCAGGGCGCGCCCCACGCGCTGCGTGCCTCGCTCAGGCCCTACCAGGCGCGGGGCCTGCATTGGTTGGACACGCTGGCTTCGTTGGGGCTCGGTGCCTGCCTCGCGGATGACATGGGGTTGGGGAAGACGGTGCAGATGCTGGCCTTCCTGTTGCAGCGGCGCGAGCGCGCCCCTCGCGAGGCAAGCCCCACGTTGCTGGTGGCCCCCACCTCCGTGGTGGGCAACTGGGAGCGAGAGATCGCCCGCTTCGCTCCCACCCTGCGCGTGACGCCGCACTACGGCGCCGAGCGCGCCCGCACGGTGCGCGGCTTCCCTCGCGGGCCAGGCGCGCTGGTGCTCACCACCTACGGCCTGCTGCGCCGTGACGCCGCGCTGCTTTCGCGCGTGAACTGGGACGCGGTGGTGCTCGACGAGGCGCAGAACATCAAGAACGCCGCGTCGGCCACCGCCCGCGCGGCCCGGTCGCTGCGCGCCAGCCAGCGCTTCGCGCTCACCGGCACGCCGGTGGAGAACCGCCTGGCGGAGCTGTGGTCCATCCTCGAGTTCGCCAACCCCGGGCTGCTCGGGCCGCTGGAGACGTTCCGGCGCGAGGTGGCGCTGCCCATCGAGCGCCATGGCAGTCAGGAGGCCGCGGACCGGTTGCGGCGCATCGTCGGCCCCTTCGTCCTGCGCCGCCTCAAGAGCGACCCGACCATCATCGCGGACCTGCCCGCCAAGAACGAGATGAAGGTCGTCTGCACGCTCACGCGCGAACAGGCCACGCTCTACAAGGCCGTGGTGGACGAGGAGCTGCGCCGCATCGAGGCGTCCGACGGCATGGCGCGACGTGGCCGCGTGCTCGCGCTGCTGCTGTACACCAAGCAGATCGCCAACCACCCGGCGCAGTATCTCGGAGAGGCGGGGCCTCTGCCGGGGCGCTCGGGGAAGCTGGCGCGCGTGATGGAGATGCTCGAGGAGGCACTCTCCGTTGGAGACAAGGCGCTCGTCTTCACGCAGTTCCGGGAGATGGGCGACAAGCTGGTGGCGCACCTGTTGGAGCACCTGGGGCACGAGGTGCTGTTCCTCCACGGTGGGACGTCCCGAAAGGCGAGGGATGAGATGGTGCGGCGCTTCCAGGAGGAGACCCACGGCCCGCGGGTCTTCGTCCTGTCCGTGAAGGCGGGAGGCACGGGCCTCAACCTGACGGCGGCGAGCCATGTGTTTCATTACGACCGCTGGTGGAACCCGGCCGTCGAGGACCAGGCCACCGACCGCGCGTACCGCATTGGCCAGAAGCGCGCGGTGCAGGTCCACAAGCTGGTGTGCGCGGGCACGGTCGAGGAGAAGATCGACCGGTTGCTCGAACAGAAGCGCCAGCTCGCGGAGAAGGTCGTGGGCGCGGGCGAGCACTGGGTGACGGAGCTGGGCACGTCGGCGCTGCGTGAGCTGTTCTCCCTGTCCGAGGGCGCTGTCGTGGACGAGGGGGAGGATGAACGGCCACGAGGGAGTCCCACGAGACGAAGCGGACGTGCGCGCTCGAAGGCGGTGGCGTCATGA
- a CDS encoding SWIM zinc finger family protein, translating to MSPRDFWDWPSTPKRPPPAHGIKVKKAGATWWGERWLEALESVLEGDSGRLSRGRTYARAGRTHDLVIQRGKVSARVTGSRPTPYAVSLSLNHFDAGVWKKAVAGMAGRAQYAAELLAGTMPQDIDAVFRAAGVSLFPRSREELVTNCTCPDWGDPCKHVAATHYVLGEALDRDPFLLFELRGWTKARVLDALRTARGGEPPGVVKRKRRAQDAEGVAPEVPGVKPGKMTQGRYDEPRVPLPAMSFSFDAPVVPGAVLRQLGAPASWGAEDAPGELLAPRVRAAAEVARRIALRETDSGEDAPPARKPRR from the coding sequence ATGAGCCCTCGGGACTTCTGGGACTGGCCATCCACGCCGAAGCGGCCGCCGCCCGCGCATGGCATCAAGGTGAAGAAGGCCGGCGCCACGTGGTGGGGCGAGCGGTGGTTGGAGGCGCTCGAGAGCGTCCTGGAAGGAGATTCGGGACGGCTGTCCCGGGGACGAACGTATGCGCGGGCGGGGCGCACGCATGACCTGGTCATCCAGCGCGGCAAGGTCTCCGCGCGGGTGACGGGCTCGCGCCCGACGCCCTACGCCGTCTCGCTGTCACTCAACCATTTCGACGCGGGCGTCTGGAAGAAGGCCGTCGCGGGGATGGCTGGCAGGGCCCAGTACGCCGCGGAGCTGCTCGCGGGGACGATGCCCCAGGACATCGACGCGGTCTTCCGCGCCGCGGGCGTCAGCCTCTTCCCTCGAAGCCGCGAGGAGCTGGTGACGAACTGCACATGTCCCGACTGGGGAGACCCCTGCAAGCACGTCGCAGCCACGCACTACGTGTTGGGCGAGGCGCTGGACCGCGACCCGTTCCTCCTGTTCGAGCTGCGTGGTTGGACGAAGGCGCGGGTGCTGGACGCGCTGCGGACCGCGCGCGGAGGCGAGCCGCCCGGTGTTGTGAAGCGGAAGCGGAGGGCGCAGGACGCGGAGGGAGTGGCCCCCGAGGTACCAGGTGTGAAGCCGGGCAAAATGACGCAGGGCCGGTACGACGAGCCGCGCGTGCCACTGCCTGCGATGAGCTTCTCGTTCGACGCACCGGTGGTCCCCGGTGCCGTTCTGCGGCAGTTGGGCGCGCCCGCGTCGTGGGGCGCGGAGGACGCGCCTGGGGAGCTGCTCGCGCCCCGGGTTCGAGCGGCGGCGGAGGTGGCGCGGCGCATCGCACTTCGGGAGACCGACTCGGGAGAAGATGCTCCACCCGCGAGGAAGCCAAGGCGGTAG
- a CDS encoding SMI1/KNR4 family protein yields the protein MSPPASAPAIPSVVQAITQYHPTFANEVRGCTPSEVARIEAAVGRPLPASYVDFLRTMGRSTGPLQLLQDSDVFSFEPVVAYHDNKDIPKAPARYLLFGLAEDDPYFDIYLDSGSQEPQVIRFPTPESAKDFPAAIQQCDWLAPSLSEFIFAKAFFQFHVSQFPQRTSLAESPEARSRLDQEQAAAPLTKLGFTRHPLSSDAVAYYERPTSLVVASKSHPSDAPLLFTVAAYDRKELLKIEDVLAQQLQLITPG from the coding sequence ATGTCCCCTCCTGCATCGGCGCCCGCAATCCCATCCGTGGTCCAAGCCATCACCCAGTACCACCCCACGTTCGCCAACGAAGTGCGCGGATGCACTCCTTCCGAGGTCGCGCGCATCGAGGCAGCCGTCGGCAGGCCGCTGCCAGCCAGCTACGTCGACTTCCTGCGCACCATGGGGCGCAGCACGGGGCCCTTGCAGTTGCTCCAGGACTCAGACGTTTTCTCCTTCGAACCCGTCGTCGCGTATCACGACAACAAAGACATCCCCAAAGCACCAGCGCGCTACCTGCTGTTTGGCCTCGCGGAGGATGATCCTTATTTCGACATCTACCTGGACAGTGGCAGCCAAGAACCCCAGGTCATCCGGTTCCCGACGCCCGAGTCCGCCAAGGACTTCCCCGCGGCCATTCAACAATGTGACTGGCTTGCACCCTCTCTCTCTGAGTTCATTTTCGCCAAGGCATTCTTCCAGTTCCACGTGTCTCAATTTCCCCAGAGGACGTCCCTCGCCGAATCTCCTGAAGCACGCTCCCGTCTCGACCAGGAACAGGCTGCGGCGCCGCTAACGAAACTGGGATTTACGCGGCATCCCCTGTCGAGCGATGCCGTTGCGTACTACGAACGCCCGACCAGTCTGGTGGTGGCCAGCAAGAGCCATCCTTCGGACGCGCCCCTGCTCTTCACCGTGGCCGCGTACGACCGGAAGGAGTTGCTCAAAATCGAGGACGTCCTGGCGCAGCAACTCCAGCTCATCACGCCCGGATGA
- a CDS encoding DUF4150 domain-containing protein: MHGGGANVSHVFVNGRMALNAGDGQTQSCPAPDVCKTPSPGGPVPVPYINVARDSDLAKGTKAVSIEGHPVALSNSNLSTSVGDEAGTAGGGIISSKTKGKLTWATFSPDVKFEGKNVVRFLDICLHNGNKVNTGGNAATGKPSVGLTYGADAKCPICGNPEGHELKSDERSEKAAQRLYKKCPPHKSVRGQKKGYMAGVLRCRHPETGRTVLLQMHSGKTSISGFVMKPKPSAPIAWKSRGGQKIQLTRSPDFKGPPEESCAAQKLVSEATRLGLEIKSMTEFWVGPSNEEGRSDGHHYESCPTCKKVLPALLCPQPGNGTTVVELKDS, translated from the coding sequence ATGCATGGTGGAGGTGCAAACGTGAGTCATGTCTTCGTCAATGGGCGCATGGCGCTCAATGCAGGCGATGGACAGACTCAGAGCTGTCCGGCCCCAGACGTGTGCAAGACGCCATCCCCTGGCGGGCCTGTGCCAGTCCCCTACATCAACGTGGCACGAGACTCCGACCTGGCGAAGGGAACCAAGGCCGTGTCAATCGAGGGGCACCCCGTGGCCCTCAGCAACTCCAACTTGAGCACCAGCGTTGGCGACGAGGCGGGCACCGCGGGTGGCGGCATCATCTCCTCCAAGACGAAAGGCAAGTTGACGTGGGCCACCTTCAGCCCGGATGTGAAGTTCGAAGGAAAGAACGTCGTCCGCTTCCTCGACATCTGCCTGCACAACGGAAACAAGGTCAATACAGGGGGCAACGCCGCGACCGGCAAACCCAGCGTGGGTCTGACGTATGGCGCGGACGCCAAGTGCCCCATCTGCGGCAATCCGGAGGGACATGAACTGAAATCGGATGAACGCAGCGAGAAAGCGGCCCAGCGGCTCTACAAGAAATGTCCGCCGCACAAGAGCGTTCGAGGCCAGAAAAAAGGCTATATGGCGGGTGTGCTGCGTTGCCGCCACCCCGAAACCGGAAGAACGGTCCTCCTGCAGATGCACTCCGGGAAAACATCCATCTCAGGCTTCGTCATGAAGCCCAAGCCTTCCGCGCCCATCGCGTGGAAGAGCCGGGGCGGACAGAAAATCCAGCTCACGCGGAGTCCCGACTTCAAGGGGCCACCGGAAGAGAGCTGCGCGGCGCAGAAGCTCGTTTCAGAGGCCACCCGGCTGGGGCTTGAAATCAAGTCCATGACGGAGTTCTGGGTCGGCCCCTCCAACGAAGAGGGGCGGAGCGACGGCCATCACTACGAGTCCTGCCCCACCTGCAAGAAGGTTCTTCCCGCCCTCTTGTGCCCACAACCCGGTAACGGCACGACTGTCGTCGAACTCAAGGACTCTTGA
- a CDS encoding DUF2169 domain-containing protein, with translation MPIIENATAFTARDFLSMDKEGADTLVICVCGSFRLPPPGKPSQEALHLAEAQPEPLPEDVYWDEPGTSSVRYEGQSAYFRPGTDIYVNGQAWAPRGRLVKELLVAVRVGTCQKGVQVFGDRVWWRGITGWRPSSPEPFTSMPLRYERSFGGPAVREDAERPRAYEDRNPIGRGFHPGGRDAENQPLPNLEDPLHRLASPTERVPPAGFGAISRAWQPRLAYGGTYNPQWVEQRAPLWPRDFDERFFQAASPGLVATPWLEGGEPVVLSGFSPDGTLSFHLPRPRLVASAKFRNRVDRRRMRLDAVLLEPDERLLRMYWRAAFPAERELAHHEQTFVRELEPWEDG, from the coding sequence ATGCCTATCATCGAGAACGCAACCGCTTTCACGGCCCGGGACTTCCTGTCCATGGACAAGGAAGGGGCGGACACGCTGGTCATCTGTGTCTGCGGGTCGTTCCGCCTTCCACCCCCTGGCAAACCCAGTCAGGAGGCGCTGCATCTGGCAGAGGCGCAACCCGAACCGCTCCCCGAAGACGTGTACTGGGACGAGCCAGGAACCTCCAGCGTGCGGTACGAAGGCCAATCCGCCTATTTCCGGCCAGGCACCGACATCTACGTCAATGGCCAGGCCTGGGCCCCACGCGGACGTCTGGTGAAGGAACTCCTGGTCGCGGTCCGGGTGGGGACCTGTCAGAAAGGCGTTCAGGTGTTTGGAGACCGAGTGTGGTGGCGAGGCATCACCGGCTGGCGCCCCTCATCCCCGGAACCCTTCACATCCATGCCACTCCGCTATGAACGGAGCTTCGGAGGCCCCGCCGTCCGCGAAGACGCGGAACGCCCTCGTGCATATGAAGACCGCAACCCGATTGGTCGCGGCTTCCACCCTGGTGGGCGCGACGCCGAGAATCAACCGCTGCCCAATCTGGAAGACCCCTTGCACCGGCTGGCATCGCCGACCGAGCGGGTTCCACCTGCGGGCTTTGGTGCCATCTCTCGAGCCTGGCAGCCACGGCTGGCTTACGGAGGCACGTACAACCCACAGTGGGTCGAACAGCGCGCCCCGCTCTGGCCGCGCGACTTCGATGAGCGATTCTTCCAAGCAGCCTCCCCAGGCTTGGTGGCAACACCCTGGCTGGAGGGGGGAGAGCCCGTGGTCCTGAGTGGCTTCTCTCCCGATGGAACCCTCAGCTTCCATCTGCCGCGTCCTCGCCTCGTGGCCAGCGCGAAGTTCCGCAATCGGGTCGACCGTCGGCGCATGCGCCTGGACGCGGTGCTGCTGGAGCCCGACGAGCGGCTACTCCGGATGTACTGGCGAGCCGCCTTCCCAGCGGAGCGAGAGCTCGCCCATCATGAGCAGACATTCGTGCGCGAGCTCGAGCCCTGGGAGGACGGATGA
- a CDS encoding HEAT repeat domain-containing protein translates to MAMPQILMGGASVMEFLQGLQEQHMSELAFLLAQRQRQLHDARVEWPDVELLEVRVLRHAEAMCVGGDVALACAREALASDAFDELAAGSYVRVLLGPGEEGIEEVLARIASLDVALLSHCAQPLMLAPHPRMSSRLEDLLPSSGPSLRAFAARVMGLRRDGDAESLLPLLDDNEPDVRASAALAVSKLGYRPALPVFERKLAQAPAGEMHVWALAALRVGSSRALQVCRQACRALGTPPPRLTWLLGLAGDAQDFGVVRTLCGRAETLVEGLDALGLLGVPEAVPLLLEHVGHGAPEVKSAAAAALVLMTGAELTETVELPTEGAGEGGEVESALRVRTCTDSSAWRVWWEAHRPRLDGLSRMRLGQPFHLSVCLQELAHPRTSLAGRERAGQELSIRSGQTVGFHPEWPVRYQRQAIEQWRQVRAVHARR, encoded by the coding sequence ATGGCCATGCCTCAGATATTGATGGGTGGTGCGTCTGTCATGGAGTTCCTTCAGGGGCTCCAGGAGCAGCACATGTCAGAGCTGGCATTTCTGCTAGCGCAGCGGCAGCGCCAACTGCATGATGCCAGGGTGGAGTGGCCCGATGTCGAGTTGTTGGAGGTTCGCGTACTCCGCCATGCAGAGGCGATGTGTGTGGGAGGTGATGTCGCCCTGGCATGCGCACGTGAGGCATTGGCCAGCGACGCCTTCGACGAGCTTGCCGCGGGCAGCTATGTCCGGGTGCTTCTCGGGCCGGGTGAGGAAGGTATCGAAGAGGTCCTGGCGCGCATTGCCAGTCTGGATGTGGCGTTGCTGTCGCATTGCGCGCAGCCCCTGATGTTGGCGCCGCACCCACGGATGTCGTCGCGGTTGGAAGACTTGCTTCCGTCATCTGGACCCTCGCTGCGGGCTTTCGCTGCGCGCGTCATGGGGCTTCGACGCGACGGTGACGCGGAATCCCTTCTGCCCTTGCTGGATGACAATGAGCCCGACGTTCGTGCCTCCGCTGCGCTCGCGGTCTCGAAGCTGGGATACCGGCCCGCGCTGCCTGTCTTCGAGCGCAAGCTGGCGCAGGCGCCAGCAGGCGAGATGCATGTGTGGGCGTTGGCGGCGCTGCGTGTGGGGTCATCCCGTGCGCTCCAAGTCTGTCGTCAGGCCTGTCGTGCCTTGGGGACGCCACCTCCGCGACTGACCTGGCTCCTGGGGTTGGCGGGGGATGCTCAAGACTTCGGCGTGGTGCGGACGTTGTGTGGCCGGGCGGAGACCTTGGTGGAAGGCCTCGACGCGCTGGGCCTGCTCGGAGTGCCTGAGGCTGTGCCGTTATTACTTGAACACGTGGGTCACGGGGCGCCTGAGGTGAAGAGCGCGGCGGCAGCGGCGCTGGTGCTCATGACCGGGGCGGAGCTTACGGAGACGGTCGAGCTTCCTACGGAAGGGGCCGGTGAGGGCGGCGAGGTGGAGTCAGCGCTGCGCGTGCGCACGTGCACGGACAGCTCCGCGTGGCGGGTCTGGTGGGAAGCCCACCGGCCCCGTTTGGATGGTTTATCGCGGATGCGGCTGGGCCAGCCCTTCCACCTGTCGGTGTGTCTTCAGGAGCTGGCCCATCCACGTACCTCTCTGGCGGGCCGTGAGCGGGCAGGCCAGGAACTCTCCATCCGATCCGGGCAGACCGTGGGATTCCACCCGGAATGGCCGGTTCGTTACCAGCGGCAGGCAATCGAGCAGTGGCGGCAGGTCCGGGCTGTTCATGCCAGGAGATGA
- a CDS encoding aldo/keto reductase: protein MPLNHYVTLGRSGLRVSPLCLGAMTFGEDLGWGSSVEESQRIMDRYIELGGNFIDTANFYTKSHSEKIIGDHIGRHPARRDRLVIATKFSGNLYPGDPNGGGSGRKSIIAACENSLRRLQTDYIDLYWLHNWDIHTPIEETMAALEDLVRAGKVRYLGVSDTPAWKIAQANVMAHFRGWSSFIGLQIEYSLLERSVEQELVPMAREFGLGITPWSPLKSGVLSGKYTRANAGQQKADRAAFIESALNEKTYTLIDALQDIARAHDTSVARVALAWVQAQPAVGSTIIGARRLSQLEDNVGALDVKLTPEEFQRLDTLTKPTFGFPQSMEPMFPSIHNGGTTVNGVFAEASGFGVTKGDKVY from the coding sequence ATGCCTCTGAACCACTACGTCACGCTCGGCCGTTCCGGCCTGCGAGTAAGCCCGCTGTGCCTGGGAGCCATGACTTTCGGTGAAGACCTCGGTTGGGGGTCCAGCGTCGAGGAGTCCCAGCGCATCATGGACCGCTACATCGAGCTCGGCGGCAACTTCATCGACACCGCGAACTTCTATACGAAGAGCCACTCCGAGAAGATCATCGGAGACCACATCGGCCGCCACCCCGCGCGGCGCGACCGGCTCGTGATTGCGACGAAGTTCAGCGGGAACCTGTACCCGGGTGACCCGAACGGCGGTGGCTCGGGCCGCAAGTCCATCATCGCGGCCTGCGAGAACTCGCTCCGCCGCCTGCAGACGGACTACATCGACCTCTACTGGCTGCACAATTGGGACATCCACACGCCCATCGAGGAGACGATGGCCGCACTGGAGGACCTCGTCCGAGCGGGCAAGGTCCGCTACCTCGGCGTCTCCGACACGCCCGCGTGGAAGATTGCCCAGGCCAACGTGATGGCGCACTTCCGAGGCTGGTCGTCGTTCATCGGGTTGCAGATTGAGTACTCGCTGCTGGAGCGCAGCGTGGAGCAGGAGCTGGTGCCCATGGCTCGCGAGTTCGGCCTGGGCATCACCCCGTGGTCGCCGCTGAAGAGCGGCGTGCTCAGCGGCAAGTACACCCGCGCGAACGCCGGCCAGCAGAAGGCCGACCGCGCCGCCTTCATCGAGTCCGCATTGAACGAGAAGACCTACACCCTCATCGACGCGCTCCAGGACATCGCCCGGGCGCATGACACCTCCGTGGCCCGCGTGGCCCTGGCCTGGGTGCAGGCGCAGCCGGCGGTGGGCTCGACCATCATCGGCGCGCGGCGGCTGTCGCAGCTCGAGGACAACGTGGGGGCGCTCGACGTGAAGCTCACGCCCGAGGAGTTCCAGCGGCTCGACACGCTCACGAAGCCCACCTTCGGCTTCCCGCAGAGCATGGAGCCCATGTTCCCCAGCATCCACAACGGCGGCACCACCGTGAACGGCGTCTTCGCGGAGGCGTCTGGCTTCGGCGTGACGAAGGGCGACAAGGTCTACTGA
- a CDS encoding MarR family winged helix-turn-helix transcriptional regulator translates to MSKIDPAKIWSLNHRLLMAVISSVAADIAALGLETKELFVLAEVDEHPYPAELAASLCMPKPSVTLYVKRLEAAGFLRREIDTEDLRRHRLQLTPAGRKVMQQGTALLSEAYSERLGRLSAAQQSELRALLEKMI, encoded by the coding sequence ATGTCGAAAATCGACCCTGCGAAAATCTGGTCGCTCAACCACCGGCTGTTGATGGCGGTGATTTCCAGTGTCGCCGCCGACATCGCCGCCCTGGGGCTCGAGACGAAGGAGCTCTTCGTTCTCGCGGAGGTGGACGAGCATCCGTATCCCGCCGAGCTGGCGGCCTCGCTCTGCATGCCGAAGCCGTCGGTGACGCTGTACGTGAAGCGGCTCGAGGCCGCGGGCTTCCTCCGCCGTGAAATTGACACCGAGGACCTGCGGCGGCACCGGCTGCAACTCACCCCGGCTGGCCGCAAGGTGATGCAGCAGGGGACCGCGCTGCTCTCCGAGGCGTACAGCGAGCGGCTCGGACGCTTGAGCGCCGCGCAGCAGTCGGAGCTGCGGGCCCTGCTCGAAAAGATGATTTGA
- a CDS encoding AI-2E family transporter gives MATLDSPSHSWLTRSALFSGKLILIAGAVVALVLLLARLYLIVLPSVVALLLATLLYPPVRWLSAGKVPRALATLLAVLVLLLVAGAVLLLLVPRIVQEVSAAGANMQTGMEGAIGWMTQELPVSREQLDGLLQEGLAFLKSNAGRITSGVLAGANFAVQAMAGGLLTLTLLFFFVKDAEQLGGWVLARVSPTRRDTVRAVGLRAWRTLSGYLRGVVIIAMVDAVGIGVGLAIIGVPLVLPLAALTFMGGFFPIVGATVAGFIAVLVALITSGPLDALLALVVVLGVQQLESNVLEPVVMGRAVPLHPVVILLSITAGGVLFGVAGAFLSVPVAAVLSAVGNELRLRNEARVIEQPSRVSPP, from the coding sequence ATGGCCACCCTGGACTCTCCATCTCACTCCTGGCTCACGCGCAGCGCGCTGTTCAGCGGCAAGCTGATTCTGATCGCGGGCGCCGTGGTCGCGCTCGTGCTGCTGCTGGCGCGGCTCTATCTCATCGTGCTGCCTTCGGTGGTGGCGCTGTTGCTGGCGACCCTTCTCTATCCCCCGGTGCGCTGGCTGTCCGCCGGGAAGGTGCCGCGAGCGCTCGCGACGCTGCTGGCCGTGCTGGTGTTGCTGCTGGTCGCCGGCGCCGTGCTGCTGCTGCTCGTGCCGCGCATCGTCCAGGAGGTCAGCGCGGCGGGGGCGAACATGCAGACGGGGATGGAGGGCGCCATCGGGTGGATGACCCAGGAGCTGCCCGTGTCCCGGGAGCAACTCGATGGCCTGTTGCAAGAGGGGCTGGCGTTCCTGAAGTCGAACGCGGGCCGCATCACCTCGGGCGTCCTCGCGGGCGCCAACTTCGCCGTGCAGGCGATGGCGGGTGGGCTGCTGACGCTGACGTTGCTGTTCTTCTTCGTGAAGGACGCCGAGCAACTTGGCGGTTGGGTATTGGCGCGTGTGTCCCCGACGCGGCGAGACACCGTGCGCGCCGTGGGGCTGCGCGCCTGGAGGACGCTCAGTGGTTACCTGCGCGGCGTCGTCATCATCGCCATGGTGGACGCGGTGGGCATCGGCGTGGGCCTGGCCATCATCGGTGTGCCGCTCGTGCTGCCGCTGGCGGCGCTGACCTTCATGGGCGGCTTCTTTCCCATTGTGGGCGCCACCGTGGCGGGGTTCATTGCGGTGCTGGTGGCCCTCATCACCAGCGGTCCGCTCGACGCGCTCCTGGCGTTGGTCGTCGTGCTGGGGGTCCAGCAGTTGGAGAGCAACGTCCTGGAGCCCGTGGTGATGGGCCGCGCCGTGCCGCTGCACCCGGTGGTCATCCTGCTGTCCATCACCGCGGGCGGCGTGCTCTTCGGCGTGGCGGGAGCCTTCCTCTCAGTGCCTGTCGCCGCGGTGCTGTCCGCCGTGGGCAACGAGCTGCGGCTGCGCAACGAGGCCCGCGTCATCGAGCAGCCGTCGCGAGTCTCGCCACCCTGA